CTTTATCTTTTACCAACTGTGCAACGCCATCATAATTTCCGTCCCCTTGTAAGGTTAGAATCAAGCTTGATAGGGCGTTAACAGCATCCTGCATTTTTTCCATATTAACTTTGTATAATCCATTTTCATCGCGGCTAAAAGCGCCATGTTGATTAAAGAAGTTAAAGCGGATCATGTTTGCTTTACCGTGAGCAGAGCTAGCACCAAAACGCACTGAGCGGAATATGCCAGCCATAAAAGTAACGTAGTAGTCTTCTAGTTTACCTTCAGTGATTGCGCCTTTGTCTAGCAATTGAGAAATCATATAAAGGCCCAGTACATCTGCTTTACCTTCTTCTAATGCCGATGCATGTTCTTTTAATGCTTGGCGAACCATGCCTTTGTCATTAATTGTATTTTTGATCCCTAAGCCATGAGCGACTTCGTGGAACATAGTATTAGCAAAAAATGCATTAAAGGTGATGTGCTTACGCTGTTCAGGCACAATTAACTCGTCTGCAATTGGCATTAAAATTTCGTCAAATTTAGCGCGCATGGCATTTTTAAGCTGTAAGCGACGAGTGCCTTTTTCTAATTGCACTTGTTCGTCATTTGGCAGGTTAATAGCAATAGTTTTACTGCCTGCATTTGAATGTCCTGCATAGTAAATAACATCATAAGCATTTAGATCAGCATCAGAGCCCGGTGTTTCAGTTTTGTATTGCTCTTTTACAGGTAAGTTGCGTTGTAGCTCAGGTAAGAAAGCGGCAAACTTTTCTAGTTTTTCACTCCAACTAAGATCTTTAACAAGTACATAAGATTCAAATGCAGTACGGTAGCCGAATAACTGATCTTCGTATGTTTCAATTGGACCAATCACCACATCAATTGGGTTGGTTTTCATGTCCATCCATGCCATATCAGATGCTTGATATTGGTCTGTAACAAGCGCTTCCGCACGCATGTTTAGATAGTTTGCAAATGATTTATCATCAGCTAGCTTAGCAGCTTGCTTTAATAAGTCGGCAGCTTGCTTAAGTTCTGTCTTGTATTTTTGTGAATAAGGTACGCTGATAAGCTTGCCATTTTTGTCACGTTCAACAATTGAATATAAGCCTTTTTTGTCAGCAAAGTCAGCGGCTTCAAATTCTTCTTTAGTCATATCTGAAGGATAGAATTGAGCGCCAAGTGGTTTCTCTTCAAAACCATGCAAAAATGCTTCATCGCCAGCCAATCTATCCCAAGGGCCGTAGTTAATAGCGGCAAAGTTACGCACTTCAGGATCGACTACTTTGTCTAAAAAGTCTTGTTTGTTTTGGCTAAAAGATTGTTTCCAGAATAAATCATCCATAATTTTTGAGGCATCAATTAGCTTTGCCAACATTTTCTTCTGATTGTCACTTAAGCTTGATAATGATGCAGAAAGTGTGACTGACTTATATATGTTTAAGCGGTCTTCGAATTCTGCCTTTAACCCCAGGCTGTCTGCTGCATTCTCTTTTTTTGGGGCAGGATTTTTATTATGTTGTTCGGCCGTTGCACTTATACTCGTGTTTGCTGTGTTTTCTTCGTTTTTATTATTTGGTGAACACGCTGTAATAAATACGCCTGAGGCCAGCGTCATTGCGATAGCAATTTTTGACAATTTCATGAAAAACCCTGTTTATTTAATCTTATTAGAAACGTTAACTCACTTGCATGTATGCAGAGCTAACTACCACTTTTTGATTTGGCCAAAAAGTATATCCTGTAAAGAAGTAACAAAGAACCCCTTTCAGCGCACAGATTTTATCGCCAACTAAAGCGATTTATATAAAGATAATAAAATCAATAAAGTGACAACATATTATTGATCGCTAACTTGGCTTATGAGTGATTCTGAGCTAACTTAAAGTTATGGAATATTTTTATTCGAACAAGAATTTTTCAACCAGTTGGGGAACATAAATGGACGCTGTTTGCGTGACTTTTTGATGTGTAAACCCAAGCGATAACAGCAACAGTAGTTTCAATGTTAGTCAGTTTTGATTTATCTAAAGGATAGTTTTATGTCGACAGAAAATGCGCTACTTACGATTTTGGTAGAAAAAATTAATAACGATGCAATAGTATTGCCTACATTGCCGCAAATTGCGGTAAAAGTAAGACAGACCGCCGATGATCCAGATGTAAACTTAAATCAAATTGGTGATGTAATTAGTCAAGACCCAGCACTATCGGCTCGCATGATTAAGGTAGCAAACAGTGCGTTTATGGGGCGTTCGGTAAAAGTTGAGTCGCTTAATCAAGCAGTAACTCGCATTGGTTTGAAGCAAATTAAAAATATTGTTACTGCGATGGCGATGGAGCAATTGTTTGAATCAAAAAATCCCATGGTAAAAACCTATTTAGATAAGTCATGGCAGAAAACAGTCGATGCCGCTGCCGTGGCGATTACAATGCTACAGCTGTATTTGCGTGAACATAAACATACATCCTTAAACTTAGACACCATTACGCTTGCAGCGTTAGTGCATAATATTGGTGTGTTACCGATTCTTACCGAAGCCGAAAACCATGAAGATGTATTCGCTAACCCAGAGTTTATTGAGCAAGCAATTAAAAATTTAGCAGGTAAAATTGGTGGCGCTATCATGCGTGAATGGGGCTTTAAAGAAGACTTTGTAGTAGTGGCGGAATGCTGGCGTGACATGGATTATCAGCCTGATGAAGTAGCCTACGTTGACTTTGTTAGATTAGGCGCAATGAGTATTGGCGTAATGAAAAAGAAAGACAACGAGCAATTAATGCAAACGTGCATTGAAAAAGGGGTCATTAGTTCACCTAGTGTATTTGAAGACGATGATTTCAAGACGTTATTAGCTGATGTAAGAAGCGTATTTGCGTAAGCTTTTATGATATTTATGAAAAAGGAGGCTAAGCCTCCTTTTTACGTTTTTATGCTAAGCGCAGTGCTTACTTTGAGGTTTAAGCTGTAATATCGACTTCTTTAGCGCCGGTAATTTCAATTAACTCATTTAATAGCATATTAATTTCGCCAGACATTAGCGCAAAGTCAGCATCCAGTTTTGTGGCCATATCCTCTTTAGGGATATCCTCATTTTGCTCTTTCAGCAAGTCAGTAAATTTAATGCGTTTTAACGAGAAGTCATCAGCTAGCATAAAGTTCACATTGTCATGCCAAAGTAGTGCTAGTTTAGTAACAAGTTTATTGTGTTCAATGTGCAACTGAATTTCATCAGAGCCCAAATCTTGCTGTTTATATTTAACCACAGCTTCTTCTTCGTCAGTAGACTTTAATTCTGCATCACTGCCAAATTCATATCCGGCTGGTAAGTTTTGAGACTTTAACCAGTCTGTCATCATAATGGATAACGGTTGCTCTGGTTGAACGGGCACTACGGGTAATGTACCTACACATTTGCGCAACATGGCCATAAACTCTTCCGCTTTAGTCGCGCTAGAGCTGTTTATCACAAGTAAATCATGCTGAGGAGCTATATAGCCATATAACAAGCTAGATTTAGAAAAAGCACGTGGCAGAAGTTGGTGAATAATGTCTTCTTTTAATGTGTCTTTTTCTTTCTTTTTAACAGGGCGGCTCTCTTTTAATTCAATCGCTTCTACTTTTTCGGCGAGCATATCATTGATAACTGCGGTAGGTAGAATTTTTTCTTCTCGTTTTGCACATAACAATAAGTTACCCGCAGCAGAGTGAGATAAAGTTTGTCCGTATTTTCCTAACGCATTAACCCAGCCAAACTTTGCGATATCTTGGCTACCACAAGGTGAAAAAATATTTGCTTCAAGTCGTTTATCTAGCTCGTCAGCAGATAATTCAAATGGTTTAGTAAAACGGTAAAAGTAAAGATTTGAAAACCACATAAGCTATATTCCAGTAGACAAAAAGGCTGTGCATCATAGCCCAACGCAAGGTAAAAGGCATTAGTTTATGTGCTGTTTTTTAGTTTTGCTTTTTAGGAATAATGATGTGGTAGGTTAACCCTTTCTTAGGTTCACTTTCAGCCGTTATCTCACCATTAAGTGACTGTCTAACTAAATTATAGATAATATGAGTACCTAAACCACTGCCACCTTGTTCGCGTTTAGTGGTAAAGAAAGGGTCGAATAATTTAGATAATTGCTTTGGATTTAAGCCATTGCCATCGTCTGTGTACTTAATCTCAATATGTTCATTAATTTCAGCGATTTCAATTTCAATGCGTCCCTCTTCTTTACCTTCAAAGCCATGAATTAATGAGTTTAAAATAAGGTTGGTGAAGATTTGCGAAATGGCACCAGCTGGTAAGCTTAACTGTAATTTTTCAGGACAATTTAACGTAATATGGTGTTTGGTTTTCTTTAGTTTAGGACGCAGAGAACGAATGATTTCCTCAACATATTGCTTCATGTTAATCATGCGAACTGCTTCACTTGTTTGATCCACCGCTATTTGTTTGAAGCTTGCAATTAACTCGGAAGCGCGTTGCAAGTTAGTTGATAAAAGTTGCACGCTTTGTTTGGCATCATCAATAAAAGCTTCCATTTGCACGGCAGTTAGTTTTTTATCTTTAAACTCGCGGTCAATTACCTGTAAGCGTTCATCTAAGTAGGATGTAGCTGTTACTCCAATTCCCACGGGTGTATTCACGTCATGAGTGATGCCTGCTACTAACCCTCCTAGTGCGGCCATTTTTTCTGACTGTACTAAGCGGTCTTGAGCGCGTTTTAAGTCTTCTACTGTTTTTTCTAGTTCGGCCTGTTTATCGGTTAGTTCATTTTCACGTTTAGAGCGTAAATCTATTTCGCTGTGTAAATCTTTTTGATTTTTTTCTAGCTCAAACTTTTGCTGTTGTAAATCCATCATGGCTTGGCTGAGTGTCGATGTTTTGCGTGCTACCTCTTGTTCCAGCGTGATGTTCTGTTGATCTAACTGTTCATTACTTTGTAATAACTTACGCTGAGTGCTTTCCAAGTCGTCTTTATATTCCAGCACTTTACCAATCAATTTATTGAATGCTTGCTCAATAATTTTTAGCTCGTTATATTCATCAGTATGCACAACTAATTGCGTGCCTTCCAAATGATCCATTTCAAGCTCTTCAATTTGTCCTGTTATTTCTTTAAGTGGCTCGGTTAATAGCCTTCTGAATGCAAGTAAAAATAGTAAGATCAGAAAGGTTGTTTTAATCATGGCATTACCAATCATAAAATAAATACTAACTAATATGCGATCGACAACAATGTCTCTACTTGAAAATAGAGATACATCGCCAACTAACGTTGCGCGTTCAGAAAATTCAAAAATAAGTGGAAAGGTATAGCCAAATAGCCCAGAGGTTGGATCTTCTAGTGTGACACCTTCATTCGCAAGACTTTTACTGCTGTAGTATTCGGTTTCCAAGGTGCGGCCTAATTGCCACATGACTACACCGTTATCATCTCTAACAACAACCCCTTCAATCATAGGAATTGCGAGTAAGCCTTCAGCAATTGTTAATGCTTGTTGCTCGTTTAGTTCCCATATTGCGCGCGTTAAACTGCCACTAAATGTTTTTTGTAAGGTATTTAATTCACCAGAAATATGGTTTTTAGTATTGAAATATTCAGCAAAAATTTGTCCGCAGGTTACGACAAGTGTAAGAATAAAATACACAGATAATACGTTTGTAAGTAGTTTTTTAGACAGACTCGTCAATTGCATTCGTTAACCTGTTGCCGCTAAGCTGCTATTATTTTAATGCTAATACTAAAGATATTAGCCTGACTTTACTAAAAAAAACAAAAAATACGACATAAATCATCGCTTTTTTCTAGGTAAATTCATAATTTAGTTCCTATTCTCGAAATTTAAACTTAGAAAGCACGTTCACATTACTACAATTAGATTATCGACACTTTAATCGCTTAGGTGAGGTGTTCGAGTGATAGATAAAAATGAGGAGTTAAGAATGAGAAAGGCGACGACCTACCTGTTTGGAAATGTAATTGGTTTTATAATTATTTTACTGTCATTTAATGTGCATGCGCAGCAAGCAGCGTTTAACATTTATGATAGTCCAACAGATATTAAACCGTTGTTACCGGGAATGACAGTTGAGAATATTTGCTTACCCGACAGTAATAATAAAAAAAGTTGCCTGCACGACATGTTCGCTAATAAGTCAACAGTGTTAATTGTGTATCGTGGTGGGTGGTGCCCTTACTGCAACGCACAACTTAATCGGTTGCAAAAAATAGAATCGGATTTGGTGGCAATGGGATACCAGTTAATAGGCGTAGCACCTGAAAGTGCGCCCAATCAGAACAAAACAAAAGCTAAAAGTGAATTAAAGTATCAATTATTAGCAGATAACCAATTAACTCTCGCTAAATCGCTAGGCTTAGCCTACTTTTTAGATGATAAAACAGCACAAATGTACCGTTCTCGTTTAGGTGTGGACTTTGTTGATATTAAAAATGACAGCCGGGTTGCTTTACCAGTGCCAGCAGTCTTTATTATTGATAGGCAAGGGCTAGTACATTTTCAATATGCAAATCCAAATTATAAAGTTAGACTGAACGAGCAACTGTTATTAGACGCTGCTAAGTATGCATTACAAGACATGAGATAAACAGCACAGTTAAGTTAGTTAACGTGTTGTCTACTTTTGGGTTTTATCCTTTTTGTGCTTATGTTATAAACCAGTGGTGATTTTAATTTAAAGGTAAGAAAGTTCATGGCGTTACCTATTTTAATTTGTGACGATTCAAATATGGCACGTAAGCAAGTTAAGAAGAGCTTGCCAGCAGATTGGGACGTAGATATTTCTATGGCAACCAATGGGCAAGAAGCTGTGGATATTTTACGCTCGAAAGAAATCGGCGTGTTATTTTTAGATTTAACAATGCCAGTGCTTGATGGCGTTGGTGTGTTAGAGGTGGTTAAAAAAGACCAAATGGACTGCTTTGTGGTTGTTATTTCTGCTGACATTCAGCCGGAAATGAAAAAGAAAGTGATGTCGTTAGGTGCGCTTGCATTTATTCAAAAACCCGTTAATGCCGAGAAGTTACACGAAATTCTCAAATTGTATGGATTAATTTAATGAATGTTGAGCTATCACCCGATCAAAAAGATTGCTTACAAGAAATTGTAAACCTCGCTACTGGGCAAGCAAGTAACACGTTAGCTCGCTATCTTTCGGCGCTAGTGAATATTAATGTTCCCGCAATGCGCTTAGTTAAACCTACCTTATTGTATAAAAAATTGGCATTAGAGCATGACGCAGAAGATGACAGCGCTTTAATAGAAGATAAAAAACACTTTTCTACTGTTAGCCAATCTTTTTTAAGTGACGAAATACGTGGCGACACCTTATTATTTTTCCCCAACGTTGACTTCACACAATTGCCTTCGGCTGAACACCAAATAGCACCAGATGACAATCATAATATTCTTCTTGATGTAAGTGCCATCATCAATACCGCGTTCTTAAATACATTTAGTGAGCAGTTAGAGCAGTCGTTTTCTTATAATGCACCGCGTTTACATCAAGTCGATCCTAACCAACCATTACAACAGCTGAATGATTTACTCTTTACTTGGGATTATGCACTAGAAATCGAAATTGCATATCAAGTAGAAAAATTGTCCTTTAATTGCCG
This is a stretch of genomic DNA from Flocculibacter collagenilyticus. It encodes these proteins:
- a CDS encoding peroxiredoxin-like family protein translates to MRKATTYLFGNVIGFIIILLSFNVHAQQAAFNIYDSPTDIKPLLPGMTVENICLPDSNNKKSCLHDMFANKSTVLIVYRGGWCPYCNAQLNRLQKIESDLVAMGYQLIGVAPESAPNQNKTKAKSELKYQLLADNQLTLAKSLGLAYFLDDKTAQMYRSRLGVDFVDIKNDSRVALPVPAVFIIDRQGLVHFQYANPNYKVRLNEQLLLDAAKYALQDMR
- a CDS encoding ATP-binding protein, giving the protein MQLTSLSKKLLTNVLSVYFILTLVVTCGQIFAEYFNTKNHISGELNTLQKTFSGSLTRAIWELNEQQALTIAEGLLAIPMIEGVVVRDDNGVVMWQLGRTLETEYYSSKSLANEGVTLEDPTSGLFGYTFPLIFEFSERATLVGDVSLFSSRDIVVDRILVSIYFMIGNAMIKTTFLILLFLLAFRRLLTEPLKEITGQIEELEMDHLEGTQLVVHTDEYNELKIIEQAFNKLIGKVLEYKDDLESTQRKLLQSNEQLDQQNITLEQEVARKTSTLSQAMMDLQQQKFELEKNQKDLHSEIDLRSKRENELTDKQAELEKTVEDLKRAQDRLVQSEKMAALGGLVAGITHDVNTPVGIGVTATSYLDERLQVIDREFKDKKLTAVQMEAFIDDAKQSVQLLSTNLQRASELIASFKQIAVDQTSEAVRMINMKQYVEEIIRSLRPKLKKTKHHITLNCPEKLQLSLPAGAISQIFTNLILNSLIHGFEGKEEGRIEIEIAEINEHIEIKYTDDGNGLNPKQLSKLFDPFFTTKREQGGSGLGTHIIYNLVRQSLNGEITAESEPKKGLTYHIIIPKKQN
- a CDS encoding dipeptidyl-peptidase 3 family protein, with protein sequence MKLSKIAIAMTLASGVFITACSPNNKNEENTANTSISATAEQHNKNPAPKKENAADSLGLKAEFEDRLNIYKSVTLSASLSSLSDNQKKMLAKLIDASKIMDDLFWKQSFSQNKQDFLDKVVDPEVRNFAAINYGPWDRLAGDEAFLHGFEEKPLGAQFYPSDMTKEEFEAADFADKKGLYSIVERDKNGKLISVPYSQKYKTELKQAADLLKQAAKLADDKSFANYLNMRAEALVTDQYQASDMAWMDMKTNPIDVVIGPIETYEDQLFGYRTAFESYVLVKDLSWSEKLEKFAAFLPELQRNLPVKEQYKTETPGSDADLNAYDVIYYAGHSNAGSKTIAINLPNDEQVQLEKGTRRLQLKNAMRAKFDEILMPIADELIVPEQRKHITFNAFFANTMFHEVAHGLGIKNTINDKGMVRQALKEHASALEEGKADVLGLYMISQLLDKGAITEGKLEDYYVTFMAGIFRSVRFGASSAHGKANMIRFNFFNQHGAFSRDENGLYKVNMEKMQDAVNALSSLILTLQGDGNYDGVAQLVKDKGEIKPALASDLERLAKAKIPVDITFEQGKEVLGLK
- a CDS encoding response regulator, which gives rise to MALPILICDDSNMARKQVKKSLPADWDVDISMATNGQEAVDILRSKEIGVLFLDLTMPVLDGVGVLEVVKKDQMDCFVVVISADIQPEMKKKVMSLGALAFIQKPVNAEKLHEILKLYGLI
- the rdgC gene encoding recombination-associated protein RdgC; amino-acid sequence: MWFSNLYFYRFTKPFELSADELDKRLEANIFSPCGSQDIAKFGWVNALGKYGQTLSHSAAGNLLLCAKREEKILPTAVINDMLAEKVEAIELKESRPVKKKEKDTLKEDIIHQLLPRAFSKSSLLYGYIAPQHDLLVINSSSATKAEEFMAMLRKCVGTLPVVPVQPEQPLSIMMTDWLKSQNLPAGYEFGSDAELKSTDEEEAVVKYKQQDLGSDEIQLHIEHNKLVTKLALLWHDNVNFMLADDFSLKRIKFTDLLKEQNEDIPKEDMATKLDADFALMSGEINMLLNELIEITGAKEVDITA
- a CDS encoding HDOD domain-containing protein, encoding MSTENALLTILVEKINNDAIVLPTLPQIAVKVRQTADDPDVNLNQIGDVISQDPALSARMIKVANSAFMGRSVKVESLNQAVTRIGLKQIKNIVTAMAMEQLFESKNPMVKTYLDKSWQKTVDAAAVAITMLQLYLREHKHTSLNLDTITLAALVHNIGVLPILTEAENHEDVFANPEFIEQAIKNLAGKIGGAIMREWGFKEDFVVVAECWRDMDYQPDEVAYVDFVRLGAMSIGVMKKKDNEQLMQTCIEKGVISSPSVFEDDDFKTLLADVRSVFA
- a CDS encoding chemotaxis protein, whose amino-acid sequence is MNVELSPDQKDCLQEIVNLATGQASNTLARYLSALVNINVPAMRLVKPTLLYKKLALEHDAEDDSALIEDKKHFSTVSQSFLSDEIRGDTLLFFPNVDFTQLPSAEHQIAPDDNHNILLDVSAIINTAFLNTFSEQLEQSFSYNAPRLHQVDPNQPLQQLNDLLFTWDYALEIEIAYQVEKLSFNCRMVLLFPNDAIKRIQLVLDDILSDYDE